A window from Trinickia violacea encodes these proteins:
- a CDS encoding cupin domain-containing protein codes for MTAPLTTRFSHVRPQDTQYVDNGLRDFFLYRDLGIAEATGGKVLAQLVKANIPPELGTGWHRHEAEFHIVIMLKGWARFMYGDQETLVAAGDCVHQAPGIVHYLFDYSPEMEYLEIVAPADFKTIDAEPVCDVPAVTPWPEAT; via the coding sequence ATGACTGCCCCACTCACTACCCGGTTCTCGCATGTGCGCCCGCAAGACACGCAGTATGTCGACAACGGCCTGCGGGATTTCTTTCTCTACCGCGATCTGGGCATCGCCGAGGCAACGGGCGGCAAAGTGCTCGCTCAACTCGTGAAGGCGAACATCCCGCCCGAACTTGGCACCGGCTGGCACCGCCACGAAGCCGAATTTCATATCGTCATCATGTTGAAGGGCTGGGCCCGCTTCATGTACGGCGATCAGGAAACGCTCGTCGCGGCAGGCGACTGCGTGCATCAGGCACCTGGCATCGTGCACTACCTGTTCGACTATTCGCCGGAAATGGAATATCTGGAAATCGTCGCGCCCGCCGACTTCAAAACGATCGACGCCGAACCGGTCTGCGACGTGCCTGCCGTTACACCGTGGCCGGAAGCGACCTGA
- a CDS encoding glutathione S-transferase family protein, whose protein sequence is MSKATLTISSRNYSSWSLRGWLLTKFSGLPFDEIEVPIDAPGVRAEILLLSPSILVPCLQHDGIKIWDTLAIAEYLNEVCPQAGLLPSDRAARAHCRAICGEMHSGFSALRGALPMNLKAHFPGFKVWSRAQGDIERVFEIWRDCLARYGGPFLFGEDQCEADAMYAPVVTRFITYDVPLGDDIKPFCARILELPEMKAWIAAAQEETEEIDELDVEF, encoded by the coding sequence ATGTCGAAAGCGACTTTGACCATCAGCAGCCGCAATTACTCTTCGTGGTCGCTGCGAGGTTGGCTGCTGACGAAGTTCAGCGGCCTGCCGTTCGACGAAATCGAAGTCCCGATCGACGCGCCCGGCGTGCGTGCCGAAATCCTGCTGCTGTCGCCGTCGATTCTCGTGCCTTGTCTACAGCACGACGGCATCAAGATCTGGGACACGCTCGCGATCGCGGAGTACCTGAACGAAGTGTGTCCGCAAGCCGGATTGCTGCCTTCCGACCGCGCGGCACGCGCGCATTGCCGCGCGATTTGCGGCGAGATGCATTCGGGCTTCAGTGCGCTGCGCGGCGCGCTGCCGATGAACCTCAAGGCACATTTTCCGGGCTTCAAGGTGTGGTCGCGCGCACAAGGCGACATCGAGCGCGTGTTCGAGATCTGGCGTGATTGTCTCGCGCGATACGGCGGCCCGTTTTTGTTCGGCGAAGATCAATGCGAGGCGGACGCGATGTACGCGCCGGTCGTCACACGCTTCATCACCTACGATGTGCCACTCGGCGACGACATCAAGCCATTCTGCGCGCGCATTCTCGAACTGCCTGAAATGAAGGCGTGGATCGCTGCGGCGCAAGAGGAAACGGAAGAGATCGACGAGCTCGACGTCGAGTTTTAG
- a CDS encoding polyhydroxyalkanoate depolymerase: protein MNWLAYPTYQTVSDVMRPVSDVARMTGSLIDTWPPGLAALDGVRYYGAACDVLTLATLTHKRPEFGIASIEVDGRETAVLEEVVASTPFCSLLHFKKDTPAVHPRVLMIAPMSGHFATLLRGTVRTMLPEHDVYITDWHNPRDVSLKHGRFGLTEFVQHVIRFLEHLGEGAHVMAICQPTVAALAAVALMAEDRHPAQPASMTLMAGPIDTRINPTRVNELAKSKPIEWFVKNLISAVPPGFAGAHRRVYPGFVQLSAFISMNAERHANSIADMFYERAKGDAEKAEAIRVFYEEYFATMDLAEEFYIETVATVFQQHALPLGALEVGGRLVDPSMIRRTALLTVEGEKDDICAIGQTLAAQDLCSRLRPYLKTHHVQTGVGHYGVFNGKRWERQIYPLVRAVIHDNEAAPTLSARIQPAPLGSADEPRATATAPLPG from the coding sequence ATGAATTGGCTAGCGTATCCAACCTATCAGACCGTGTCCGACGTCATGCGCCCCGTCTCCGACGTGGCCCGCATGACGGGCTCGCTCATCGATACGTGGCCGCCCGGCCTCGCCGCGCTCGATGGCGTGCGCTACTACGGCGCCGCTTGCGACGTGCTCACACTGGCGACGCTCACGCATAAGCGGCCTGAGTTCGGCATCGCGAGTATCGAGGTGGATGGACGCGAGACCGCGGTGCTCGAGGAGGTCGTGGCGAGCACGCCGTTCTGTTCGCTGCTGCACTTCAAGAAGGATACGCCGGCCGTGCATCCGCGCGTGCTGATGATCGCGCCGATGTCGGGCCACTTCGCGACGCTGCTGCGCGGCACCGTGCGCACGATGCTGCCGGAGCACGACGTCTACATCACCGATTGGCACAATCCGCGCGACGTGTCGCTCAAGCACGGACGCTTCGGCTTGACGGAATTCGTGCAGCACGTGATCCGTTTTCTGGAGCACCTCGGCGAGGGGGCGCACGTGATGGCGATTTGTCAGCCGACGGTGGCGGCGCTCGCCGCCGTGGCGCTCATGGCCGAAGACAGACATCCGGCCCAGCCCGCGAGCATGACGCTGATGGCCGGACCGATCGATACGCGCATCAATCCGACGCGCGTGAACGAATTGGCGAAGAGCAAGCCGATCGAATGGTTCGTGAAGAACCTGATCAGCGCGGTGCCGCCGGGTTTTGCGGGCGCGCATCGGCGCGTCTATCCGGGCTTCGTGCAGCTGAGCGCGTTCATTTCGATGAACGCCGAGCGTCACGCGAACTCGATCGCCGACATGTTCTACGAGCGCGCGAAGGGCGATGCGGAAAAAGCCGAGGCGATCCGCGTTTTCTACGAGGAATACTTCGCGACGATGGATCTTGCCGAGGAGTTCTACATCGAGACGGTCGCCACGGTGTTCCAGCAGCACGCGTTGCCGCTCGGCGCATTGGAGGTGGGCGGGCGGCTCGTCGATCCATCGATGATTCGGCGCACGGCGCTGTTGACGGTCGAAGGCGAAAAGGACGATATCTGCGCGATCGGCCAGACGCTCGCCGCGCAGGATCTTTGCTCGCGCTTGCGCCCGTATCTGAAGACGCATCATGTGCAAACGGGCGTCGGGCACTACGGCGTATTCAACGGCAAACGCTGGGAGCGGCAGATCTATCCGCTCGTGCGTGCCGTGATCCACGACAACGAGGCGGCCCCGACGCTCTCCGCGCGCATCCAACCCGCGCCGCTCGGAAGCGCTGACGAACCCCGCGCAACGGCGACGGCGCCGTTGCCGGGTTAG
- a CDS encoding OmpW/AlkL family protein → MKHNRAIGMAAALLAATSAHAQSAGDVVANVGWFHFAPQVSSQPFTINALGASTTSAGSGATVDNADTIGITATYFVTDHIAAEAVFGAPPRFTLSGTGTLAALGQMGSAYEWSPTVLVKYFFNDAQSRFRPFVGAGGSYVWYSGVKLSTAVSSGAFLYSSTYGTALEGATSAKLSNSFAPVVNAGFTYNFDKHWSAGVSVSYMWLSTKATLTTQSSVGTVTSTSKIKLDPIITFASVGYRF, encoded by the coding sequence ATGAAGCACAACCGAGCAATTGGCATGGCAGCAGCCCTGCTCGCGGCCACATCCGCGCATGCGCAAAGCGCGGGCGATGTCGTTGCAAACGTCGGCTGGTTCCACTTCGCGCCGCAGGTGTCGAGCCAGCCGTTCACGATCAACGCGCTCGGCGCGAGCACGACCTCGGCCGGTTCGGGCGCGACGGTCGACAACGCGGACACGATCGGCATTACGGCGACTTACTTCGTCACCGATCACATCGCGGCCGAAGCGGTGTTCGGCGCGCCGCCGCGATTCACGCTGTCGGGCACCGGAACGCTCGCCGCGCTCGGCCAGATGGGATCGGCCTACGAATGGAGCCCCACCGTGCTCGTGAAGTACTTCTTCAACGACGCGCAAAGCCGGTTCCGGCCGTTTGTCGGCGCGGGCGGCTCGTATGTCTGGTACAGCGGGGTGAAGCTGAGCACGGCGGTATCGAGCGGGGCTTTCCTGTATTCGTCGACTTACGGCACGGCCTTGGAAGGCGCGACGAGCGCGAAGCTCAGCAACTCGTTCGCACCCGTCGTCAATGCGGGCTTTACGTACAACTTCGACAAGCACTGGTCGGCGGGAGTGTCGGTTTCCTATATGTGGCTGTCGACGAAGGCCACGCTGACGACCCAGTCGAGCGTGGGCACCGTCACGAGCACGTCGAAGATCAAGCTCGATCCGATCATCACGTTTGCGTCGGTCGGGTATCGGTTCTAA